The genomic interval atattaattaatataattgaatGATAGTagttaatgaaaataattataaaaaaaataaaaaataaaaatcagcaaaaaatgaaaaaaaaataattataaaagaatgaaaatattgtttattaatatattttgcaaTTTCTGTTTATTTATTACagctataattttttaaatgtaggtaattgtatgaaatttatttattgcggatttaaaataagaaaaaatattacgTTAAGTCATGTAATAGAATAGAGATAGAAATTAAATAGTAAGATAAAGTTATCAATGAAATATGAAtaagtaattaaataaataatgtgataaaaaaataaaaattgttgtaTAATAGATATATGGGAACTTTTTTAGGTTTATTGTGATATTCATTActatataatatgaatattttttagattaattTGATATTGACTAATTGTGTATACGATTAATAGttagtttttcaaaaaaaattgttgcaTAGGACTCAatctttgttttgattttgattttttatttttttaataattgtttttattaactattATCATTCaattacattaattaattaattagttacgAGTTTTAGAGTATGAAAtaattgataactaattagatatcaatataaaatttaatttataaattttattattaattagttaCGAGTTTTAGAGTATGAAAtaattgatagctaattagatatcaatataaaatttaatttataaattttattaataataaagactacttatatattaataatttttttagtgtctacatagtatataatttagtcaatatagtgactaattattttttcgtCTCTAAGACTGTCTATTTAATGTCGTGGTGATAtttgataaatttaattaaatatttaagaaaatggtccatataagaaaatgtttagagaaaataaaaagaaatcgTAAGTGGATTtgagagtgaaaaaaaaaatgaaaagaaattgagTAGAAAGTCAGACCCTAAAATTAAATCCTAAAGTTTAATTTGTGTAAACTGCTTTTAAAATAACAACACAACAAAGATTATAGATTAAAAGAATGAaagaaatttataataatagaattatttGTCTTAACTAATGattgaataattaaatttttaattctataattaaattttagaatGTATAAAgttcatttgatttattataatatattatttatgtacAATACTATATACAAATATCAGATACACACGCTCATAAATActtaaattttacaaattatattttgatgacataaattattttaaactacttttgataataaattaattttaatagtaGGTTCATTATTTCTTGAATTATGTTTTCATGTTGTTCTTTTGAAACTACGTGATGTGATGTGAATGTCTTCAAAAGACATATTTCTTATTGTGCTAAATTATATTACTTAACTTGTGTTATTTGGAATACAAAAAGTTATACACCAAAAGAATGAAAGAAAtttataatgataaaattatttttcttaaataatgataaaataataatatttttttaattttataattaaattttagaatggataaaaaatattaatttattataatatattatttagttgTTCAGTACTATATTATACATGTATTAGATACAAACATTTGATAAATACTTGTATTTTaccattaaattttttattacatgaattattttaagttattttaaaatactgaataaatattttttctatcttGATAATAGgtttaaattttattagttcttgaattatgttttttttgttCTGTTAGATTCCAAATACATAAAATTTTCCCAATTTTGTTCTTagtcattaatataattttttcaaaatattaactGCACAacataaatgtattttttttagtatattttatagtttgtaataaatgtataaattcaatttaatattattttagtacctgtaaaatttattttatttcgtgaattatgaaaaataaaaatgtgcCGTGTAATGCACGGAAAGAGATAAACTAGTCCTCTATAAAATCACCTGCTTAAACACCATTTTCATCATTTCATTTTCAACACTAGTCTCTTCTATAAGATCTTCATTCTTGTTTTGGAATTTTAATTTCACTAccaaactctctctctctctctctcttctctcttgaCCACTGTCACAAGTTCTTGCATGAACTTCTAGCACATCAAGAAGGAGAGGTTAGTCCAACTGTGATCTTTCTATTCTTTTACAAAATTTGACATGCATTGCAATTTCTCATTCTTTCATgcttttctttatctttcttgAAAAGTTAAATTTTGTTCTCTGCTTTTTGTTCTCTGCATTTTGTTCTGTTCAAGCTCAATTTTCAATCTTTGCTCACACCCTTCTTTAACTTCCAATTCTTGCTTTTAATACCACTCTAATCACAATTTTTGTTCTTCTGGGTGTTGATCTTGGAATTCAGtaggtaccaaagtttgggtcTTGTCAGTTCCACCTTGAGGATTTTCCCGCCAAGAATTTAGTCAATGTTGATGTTTACCTGGATTTCAAATATAGTTTTTTCGTGCTTCAACTCTTTGAGGCACTATGCACGAATGGACAGTGATGATGAAGATGAGTCTTCCTCCACTGGAAACTCGCTTATGTGGCGTAGAGACCTTCAGAGGCATTCTTGTGGTGAATTCTCCTTTGCTGTGTGCCAGGCAAATGGAGAAATTGAAGACTATAGCCAAGTTGAAATTGGCTCTAATGTGCTCTTTGTTGGGATTTATGATGGTCATGGTGGTCCTGAAGCTTCCAGGTTCATTAGAAATCGCATCTTCCAACACATAATAAGTGAGTCTTGAGAGTTTCTATGGATGGTTTTGCTTTGAATTTTGGAATCTTCTGGCTGAGTGttttcctatttttttattttatactttctTGTTGTTATCTggttctatttttgttttgttttcattGCATGTTCTTTTGCTGCTGTAAGAAACTGCATGAAGTTCAGTTTGCTTTCTGATGCTTTTCTTTTTGGCTTCCTCTTCTCTGTGTTCATTTCCTGCGTGAACTAGTGttttctgtttctgaaaaaattGAGGAATGAAAAATGAATGAAAAGATGAACCTGAAATTCAAAGGAACCAAGTGGTGATTATATATCAACGGATTTCTGCTATACTTTCTTGTGTATACTTATAATTATGTGTAAGATATGGAAACATTAACTTCTGCATTTCAGgataaaaaaatggtaaatTGGTAAATCATGAGACAAATTTATCTGCCAATTTAGGATCGATATGTTTTATGAGATTTTATATTGCCtgcttttattttcttaaatttccattttagttttaatttgtgTGTAACTAGTGAGTTAAcatgtaaaataatataaatatgctTATTTTATTTTGCCATGCTGTTGTTGATGTTCATTGGTTACAGGGATTGCTCAGGAAAGTAGAACTCTTTGTGAAGGAACTCTGAGAGAAGCTATTGCTGCTACTGAGGATGACTTTATGACTATTGTTAGTAGGAGTTTTAGGATAGATTCCTCAATGGCGCAAGTTGGTTCCTGTGTTCTGGTTGGTTTGATCTGGAGAGGGATTCTATATATCGCCAATCTTGGAGACTCCCGTGCCGTCGTTGGTTGTGCTGGTAGATGTAACTCCATCATTGCTGAACAGTTGACTAGAGACCACAATGTCGGTAGGGAGGATATTAGACAAGAACTTAGGGCTTTGCATCCAAATGATCCAGATATTGTAGTCATGAATCGTGGAGCATGGCGTGTTAAAGGCATCATCCAGGTTTTCTTTTGCTTTTACCTTCAGAATGGGTTTCTAGTAATCTGCCTCTTTGATTCTTTATGGAACTTTTTTCCTGTACTTTTCATGTGTAATGACTCCATGGATAAACTGATTGTGATTTGTGACATTGCTCTCCATCTTTTGTTAACAGCTTCCTGTAATACATGATAATTGACCCTGGTTGTTGCAAAACTAATAAATGTTATATGAAACGTAGTAGGCTCTGTTACAACTCACTATTTTGTGTCATGATTATCTTTTGGCTCATTTGAGTTGGTGGAAACTATAACTAGTTATTGATTATGTGCGAACTGCTGAGGTTTGAGATTTATTTCTGCGTTTCAATTGTGTTCACTTCTAAGATAGTCTTTGAATCAGTAGTATAACACTGTAATAACATACGGTTTTCTTTTTGACACAAAAACTGGTATCAGGTATCCAGAACCATAGGAGATGCATATCTGAAGACGCCACCATTCTCTCTCGATCCAACATTCCCTCATATCCCGAGTGGACCTCTCGCTGAACCTGTGCTGTCTGCAGAACCATCTCTATTTTCAAGAATTTTGCAACCCAATGACAAATTTCTTATATTTGCATCCGATGGACTTTGGGAACACCTGTCAAATCAGAAAGCAGCTGAGATTGTTAATCGTTATCCACGAAATGTATGTTTTTCTGTACTTGTCCTTATATTATCTTCACCCTTGTATGAATGAAAATGTTCTTATGCCATGGTTCCAGGGGATTGCAAGAAGACTTGTTAAGACTGCATTAAAGGAGGCGGCTAGAAGAGCGAGGATGGAATATAGGCAGCTTCTGAACGTGAAGGAGGGAGCCAGACGGGTTTATCATGATGACATTACTGTGATTGTTATCTTCTTACGCCAAGAAGCAGATGTTAATGTGCCAGAGTTGTCCGTAAGAGCCTTCGTTGACGCGTCTGGACCATCAAGTTTTCGAACTTTAGGTGATTTGTTGATGCCGTGATTCAAGGATTGTTTTTTCCAGAACTACAGCAAATAAAGTTGATTGGCTCAAAAGGAAACCAATAATCTGTAACATAACACTTACATACAGTTTGCAGCATACTATTCTCCATTTTGAGCACATACATTGCCACCTTATCAAGGTTATTTTACTGTTAAAACTATAATTCCTGTTTCTGAAACTCATTTGCTTCTCATTGGATTAGAAggctttttctattttgaatgcTAAACCGTTTATCACGCAGTCTTGAAATACACATTAGGAACACTGCCATTTGCTCCACTCCCAAGGTTTCATTACATTTAAACGGGATAAAAGAAGAGCAAGTGGGTGTCAGTTATAAAAGTAGCACCGCACTATTGTTTTattattgactttttttttctaattctttTTCGTAACGAAAATTCTTACAAAATCAACCTAAAAAGAAGAGGATCTTACATCATCACCGATGAATCAATTATCTGATCTGTATcattaaatttcttaaaaattctGAACTTTTTATTTGGTCtcgtttttagtttttaaaacaattcTTTATAAAACTTTTTTCTTTATAGAATGATTTCTATTCATTTTTCATTTCTCagttgatttattaaatatcaCGGGTTTTTCCCCAATGTTAAGAGTTTTACTTTTATTCTTACATATTGTGagttttttcatttaattttcaatttaatagGTCCTTGTGGAAATTTTGAACTATTTAGAGAGcttgaattgaaaaaataaacaaaatgaatcacttagtgaccaaatatattttatgaaaagcttatttgaaaaaatagaaaaatgaagatcaaataagaaaattacattttttatggaTTAAAATCTTTGATTAAATCCTCTGTAATAATGGACTTATGGACATGTAAAGTAGCAGGAAAAtgatttttcttataataatagtGGAATTATAGTCATTTAAACATGCAGTCCCAAAAGGGAATTACTCTTTGGTTCCATTAGAAAGAAATTTTCAAACAGTCAGAGGAATGAATACAATAACCACTCAGTTTTCAAGTTTCAAGCTCAGTAAAGCTGGATAAagtaataaagttaaaaaaataacaaacttTAAGTTaaagtgaaattaaaatatgaaaaagcaGATTctagaatgaagaagaaagtaAAACATGATACCCATTTTGAAATACTCAAAGCACACTAACGCAACGCAACCGAAGTCATTTTGGATATTCATCTCTACGACATCACACCACAACTATTCgaaaaagataatttattttaatctaatgttatatattatttttggtaaaaaaaactattttctcaacattttaataaaatcaatCATAATGTAAAACATattctttataaaataaagttagaAAAAAAGATACACGAGATCTAAAATTCACCATCAGTAGAAGGTTGCACTCGTCCTCCCTTGTGTTGTGAGACTGTATTCCCTGGATTTTAgtttgccgataaaaaaaatcccTGGATTTTAGTATTTCCTTAATATCgacaactaaaataaaaacaagaatgACAAATGGGTTCAActtctgtgttttttttttttctgttttaacaCATTAAACAAGATAATTTGAATTAGAGTTTCCAAGTTTGCCTTAAATTTGGGAAGGAACGAATGGCCATGAGAGAGTAAAAACCCACAAT from Phaseolus vulgaris cultivar G19833 chromosome 1, P. vulgaris v2.0, whole genome shotgun sequence carries:
- the LOC137816174 gene encoding probable protein phosphatase 2C 43, encoding MLMFTWISNIVFSCFNSLRHYARMDSDDEDESSSTGNSLMWRRDLQRHSCGEFSFAVCQANGEIEDYSQVEIGSNVLFVGIYDGHGGPEASRFIRNRIFQHIIRIAQESRTLCEGTLREAIAATEDDFMTIVSRSFRIDSSMAQVGSCVLVGLIWRGILYIANLGDSRAVVGCAGRCNSIIAEQLTRDHNVGREDIRQELRALHPNDPDIVVMNRGAWRVKGIIQVSRTIGDAYLKTPPFSLDPTFPHIPSGPLAEPVLSAEPSLFSRILQPNDKFLIFASDGLWEHLSNQKAAEIVNRYPRNGIARRLVKTALKEAARRARMEYRQLLNVKEGARRVYHDDITVIVIFLRQEADVNVPELSVRAFVDASGPSSFRTLGDLLMP